One genomic segment of Stigmatopora argus isolate UIUO_Sarg chromosome 1, RoL_Sarg_1.0, whole genome shotgun sequence includes these proteins:
- the LOC144077667 gene encoding cilia- and flagella-associated protein 47-like isoform X1: protein MATSYIQVDPPFVEFKDVQLGKVYNTVVTAINVGRITREIFFESPKLKVFKFSAPRVAKNVAPGLSVSGVLEFIPEKEEKVTDYIYVHIDATEKIEVPLHISPRVCSLSMDSKLDFGFLPASGQIITRFVPITNRGTASGLFKVLHCEDSLIRLSPGSGVVGAGATRRLKVELHADKPRKIDEKAMIRLQNSSIVVLNIKADVVEQQLEILDKQGNHLSCLCFGPVYYGTSRVERVVVANNGPQTCDWVCLLHDSAAGTESGANLDKSTDFALVSEMEPCNPAPRCPCPVVECIPNQGRLGAYKKTTVTVRFSPIFHRLHVKSQCEPSRQDYCLFLHLDSVRSKHGFMHRNGNSTVELAVTGTGLPVVLIPSPSNTFDFSTCAVGQRGEHLCVLQNFCPHLPIHFRFRKLAHFGAQPSSGTIAPGGCQDITLFFNARQQGEFHMCQKLDVLGYVAIKKAKSNPDDDAKLKLGSFYTISLHVSAICNIEMTPPPPKLNPGITPIISNATGLRPKVQSKELASCYGMVRAAIVSARKTTFHMHHRKSDQSPGGEEFLALPNDRATSVRPSSPQRQFRTIFTGVQRYTYLDPDYSLTLEETEKRQLHKQRYTEFLEQLRQTRLDKIKTKLEEQGDKFGIISGQGLNPPKLLYRDVNVNQRSSSDLNYTSCGQHKERTTSTKQVSVDSHAFPATSQEVTDCERNLTPQELYQVIIGPAFVDFGEVCLHSVCEQKVELINPLPMFVRVQFVVDCPELEGSCPLSHVLPPVSDSAVTLTFQSNKLGHFYRPISYTVNQQHPGQILVKAMVVRNYLELSTSLLILCPNANLLASSGYRTSVTLRNPRNQPAEFTWRPIVPESGILFSIRPAAGIVEPYSELDCEVVWHAAFSSPQEGDFDLCVIDGNTKRLHCQAKIGSTCIRLAENRLIFESVPLNMPSVRVITLHNNGQNHAFYRVLDVCPLPCMVVTPCEGVVPSWGKAVLMINFNPDCVIKFDTKVAIAVKNMKPIEVRLGGSVEPPNVDISMSLFHFYGVHIGSERAVPFTVINHSPAAARLTFDLSQYPDFSLRLPQPAAKNHSVVRVVEAQGHQKVNCSLVFCPTESGEYDFYPVLLVNGMRWPIGSLPSSPSSISPFFSSGSKCVLKVIPWSITMTMQQPHIQATVLCAPLEMIPPSLQFHVESFTQPSQCYTKTVELKAAREESVCWHNIRGKTVHWSFEPSATTLPEGRKEDELHLSVTPSSGCLGPGQSICLAISITPEAFGTYKETSISISLYLENKQGSNMRQPYKKLPITVVHQLPKITFNPPQMFLTPVPLESSITAKLTLVASGYASGTTLTAKADEVDLVDGTKMQPICVTFPEGKAIPAQDQTTRVTSLICRVSFYSVRTQSICTTITFTDHLDNRFKIKLCATSDNCLLTVWPQMASQRTMQQIVLKNGATLFETITYTPSLDPSDPTSSSSLFEPTSATPKNSSSESFSQSDSGSQTSSISFRNTDTPQTDTGVPLFPSAAASEGQYYQDVLIALERWFSFFGWLNGPNPTKIPYTLRRIVSQDIVNNPKGQAQGVSQKKDPRSAVEMIIHLAGKRIPNISHCQTFSTDLHKRTVQLLQQYEAIFAFLSVQGACLSHIRAEYLLDREEFNHWWSLQSDTEEPGVDFNYVDYESVSKRCWTDFLLQIYKVLVLCRVSERSPNLNKVSYQKGEDGIPNIQSLPSNLYSRHELMILSWLNSHYHYMRDTVWGSGTVPPARWIVNFDLDLADGLVLATLLAAYCPYLVSSHFQRMYPTSTTLEQILHNNIIIVQALTMLSLNMDLKPTDLSDPNPVQLLMLCVLLYERLPQYKPINTISFSGSLNRTLSKQVHLKNPSSCLVKYRALLLGQDANLFSVADGSTVTIPPNASTDLTIQYCSSFLQPKEAVLLLISTSTSARQGATLTFKVNTCVSQITPTKSVTCKIPCYVLKVVQVQITNSFNGQGDFSVLTIESKVNPLESEKEIDRLVQQALLKAKNEKKPLERSCHEEMAGGDGCEFISTVISVNLKPGQSDTLILHFLPFSPGTKYCAVLLTCPQLGDMVYMVKATADLPLPSPLRVRHSSNIFAIPGNSVGPGSCVSALRLRCTVGETCEELIRLPLINSSWENSLALWAQHRMSAMELQRRMMTYTLHSSSVRASMAACMLSKKQSQMKDVDDKNGVVYSVDVSLPRYFTVPSTVTMPIRKETNIWKNPSDLDCVEIPLRFKADCVGQFSCQMVLKSCFDTRVYLMEALVTSPGESHHLDFSSPAQHSVTQDIPLHNETSHDWTLKAELCADGFYGPDVLIVPAGTRACYPLTFHPATQGIVMGKLSLHNSYNGVDHVFTIRGVGERPLPVEHVVLRCPVGKTTHREFSVPNYSQKTLSLQVVTDLPSVSGIASLKVKPGQSSLYTMAVLPRRRGMLSGCLSFIEINRTNERDSDRGNIVGLYEVFYTLEIHCEPETPVKNIKVQCTVQSSVAIEIPVNNPGVELLILIVDLEGDDLCGAGWILIPPRETLNYKVTFSPGKIGKRKGGVVFHSASIGEFWYQLDLYAIPSAVVTLPQTCCPLGKSTRQSITVVNPKEETVEVMVSNNNPRNYTLELGSESTLTVEPQSDIQFGVLFIPSSIGECNQGGKLTFTSTQLPQWSVLLFGRGLAPGREDPLSICTTVGSSKCLTIQFTNPTDCPGTLTITLTDKDPSSSPDFVPVAPDKDVFYLSLGQSEGIQISEGASLDVPVVFTPKSMDQQYVWLSISFSPLNTVTCGKRARKKLSTLCWTYPIFGIPVRVLMDNLPLCVLQCEAGCQQEKKLDVQLSGYVPGTQSEHKVSNLTVEDFQCEVRFECETEDSLSACVQEAKSDPETGIVTLTINLIHNPVKQCSCSAILVVQHVSGQMWEFSLDVIATEPQVDDFIDTDVTEFGKTSAVGFYLTSTTRRPAPFTATFQPGSSDEFAVTPSSGMLPPLDSNGALINVFFTPAIKNKRHNARLIIQASGMQWKYDIRGVAAHPSVSCPKNTAPVPQTNYVARNIRVPALANSAPLKFRK from the exons ATGGCCACCAGTTACATTCAAGTCGACCCACCGTTCGTCGAATTTAAAGACGTCCAACTTGGCAAAGTCTACAATACTGTCGTCACAGCCATTAATGTTGGCAGAATCACCAGGGAAATTTTTTTCGAAAGCCCAAAGTTAAAG GTATTTAAGTTCTCAGCACCCAGAGTTGCTAAAAATGTGGCTCCTGGTTTGTCTGTGAGTGGCGTACTGGAGTTTATCCCCGAGAAAGAGGAGAAAGTCACAGACTACATTTATGTTCATATAGATGCTACAGAAAAAATTGAGGTCCCACTCCATAT TTCTCCCCGGGTTTGTTCTTTATCCATGGACTCGAAGTTAGACTTTGGCTTTCTTCCTGCCAGTGGACAAATCATTACTAGATTTGTTCCCATCACCAATCGTGGAACAGCATCAG GTTTGTTCAAGGTGTTGCACTGCGAAGACTCTTTGATCCGACTTTCACCTGGCAGTGGGGTCGTCGGGGCTGGTGCTACGAGGAGGCTAAAGGTTGAACTGCATGCTGACAAACCCAGAAAAATTGATGAAAAAGCCAT GATCCGGCTTCAGAATAGTTCCATTGTGGTTCTCAATATCAAAGCCGATGTGGTTGAACAACAGCTCGAAATCTTGGATAAACAG GGTAACCATTTGTCCTGTCTGTGCTTCGGACCTGTCTACTATGGGACGTCCCGCGTGGAGCGTGTGGTCGTTGCAAACAACGGGCCCCAAACATGTGACTGGGTGTGCTTGCTTCACGATTCAGCTGCTGGGACCGAAAGT GGAGCAAATCTTGACAAGAGCACAGATTTTGCATTGGTTTCCGAAATGGAGCCGTGCAACCCTGCCCCCCGCTGCCCATGTCCTGTTGTGGAGTGTATTCCTAACCAAGGTAGACTGGGAGCGTATAAGAAAACTACTGTGACAGTACGCTTCAGCCCTATTTTCCATAG ATTACATGTCAAGTCTCAATGTGAGCCCAGTCGGCAGGACTACTGTCTATTTCTACATCTGGACTCGGTTAGAAGCAAACATGGCTTCATGCACCGAAATG GTAACAGCACTGTAGAGTTGGCAGTAACGGGCACTGGGTTGCCGGTGGTTCTAATTCCTAGCCCCTCAAATACATTTGACTTTTCTACCTGTGCGGTGGGCCAGAGAGGTGAACACCTTTGTGTGCTGCAGAATTTCTGTCCGCATCTTCCTATCCACTTCCGCTTCCGTAAATTGGCGCATTTTGGCGCTCAACCCTCCTCCGGCACTATTGCTCCTGGAGGTTGTCAG GACATCACTTTGTTTTTCAATGCAAGGCAGCAGGGGGAATTCCATATGTGCCAGAAACTTGATGTTTTGGGATATGTTGCTATCAAGAAGGCGAAAAGCAACCCTGATGATGATGCCAAGCTAAAGCTTGGCAGCTTCTACACCATCTCACTGCACGTATCAGCTATCTGCAACATTGAGatgactcctcctcctcctaaaTTAAATCCTG GTATTACCCCAATAATCAGCAATGCCACCGGTTTACGTCCAAAAGTTCAATCTAAGGAATTAGCTTCCTGCTATGGAATGGTGCGTGCTGCCATCGTCAGTGCTCGTAAGACAACATTCCATATGCATCATCGGAAGAGTGATCAAAGTCCAGGTGGTGAGGAGTTTCTGGCTTTGCCGAATGACCGAGCCACCAGTGTCAGACCGTCCTCACCACAAAGACAATTCAG GACCATCTTTACAGGAGTACAACGTTACACCTATTTAGATCCTGATTATAGTCTCACTTTGGAAGAGACGGAGAAAAGACAATTACATAAACAGCGTTACACCGAATTCCTCGAGCAACTCAGACAAACACGCCTGGATAAGATCAAGacgaa ACTGGAagaacaaggagacaaatttGGGATTATATCTGGCCAAGGCCTCAACCCACCGAAACTTCTCTACCGTGACGTGAATGTCAATCAGAGGTCAAGTAGCGATCTGAACTATACTTCCTGTGGCCAGCACAAGGAAAGGACTACCAGCACCAAGCAG GTGTCAGTGGACTCACATGCATTCCCAGCAACTAGCCAGGAAGTAACAGACTGTGAGAGGAATTTAACCCCACAGGAGCTTTACCAGGTTATCATTG GCCCAGCATTTGTGGACTTTGGAGAGGTGTGTTTACATTCGGTGTGTGAGCAGAAGGTAGAGCTGATCAATCCGCTGCCAATGTTTGTGAGGGTCCAATTCGTAGTGGACTGCCCTGAGCTGGAAGGCTCATGTCCTCTGTCTCACGTGTTGCCACCGGTTTCAGACAGTGCGGTAACCCTGACATTTCAAAGCAACAAGCTGGGTCACTTTTATAG ACCGATATCTTACACAGTGAATCAGCAACATCCTGGACAGATTTTGGTCAAGGCCATGGTTGTCCGTAATTACCTGGAATTGTCCACCTCCCTGCTGATACTCTGTCCAAACGCAAACTTGCTTGCCTCGTCAGGCTACCGAACCTCAGTTACCCTTCGGAACCCGCGAAATCAGCCAGCAGAATTCACTTGGCGCCCCATAGTTCCAGAGAGTGGCATCCTCTTCTCTATTCGACCAGCCGCAG GTATAGTAGAGCCATACAGCGAACTTGATTGTGAGGTGGTCTGGCATGCGGCTTTCTCGTCCCCTCAGGAAGGAGACTTTGATCTCTGTGTCATTGATGGCAACACAAAACGTCTTCACTGTCAGGCTAAG ATTGGATCAACTTGCATCCGACTAGCAGAGAACCGGCTGATATTTGAGTCTGTACCTCTCAACATGCCATCTGTCAGGGTTATAACCTTACACAATAATGGCCAGAACCATGCCTTCTATCGA GTACTTGATGTGTGCCCTTTGCCATGTATGGTGGTCACCCCATGTGAGGGAGTGGTGCCGAGTTGGGGGAAGGCTGTTCTCATGATTAACTTCAATCCGGACTGTGTCATCAAATTTGACACTAAAGTTGCG ATAGCTGTCAAAAACATGAAGCCCATTGAAGTTCGATTGGGTGGCTCGGTGGAGCCTCCTAATGTCGACATCAGCATG TCCCTCTTCCATTTCTATGGCGTCCATATTGGTTCTGAGAGAGCCGTACCCTTCACTGTAATTAACCACTCACCAGCTGCAGCTCGGCTCACTTTCGACCTGTCTCAATATCCAGACTTCTCTCTGCGGCTTCCTCAGCCTGCTGCAA AAAATCATTCAGTTGTGAGGGTTGTTGAAGCCCAAGGCCACCAGAAAGTCAACTGTTCTCTTGTATTCTGTCCTACCGAG TCAGGTGAATATGACTTTTACCCGGTGTTGTTGGTTAATGGAATGAGATGGCCTATTGGTTCTCTACCGTCCTCCCCCTCGTCGATCTCTCCCTTCTTTTCATCTGGTAGCAAGTGCGTTCTCAAAGTGATTCCCTGGTCTATCACCATGACAATGCAACAGCCACACATACAAGCCACAG TGCTCTGTGCCCCACTGGAAATGATCCCACCAAGCTTACAGTTCCATGTGGAGTCTTTTACACAACCTTCTCAATGCTACACAAAG ACAGTGGAGCTTAAAGCAGCACGTGAAGAGAGCGTCTGTTGGCACAACATCAGAGGAAAGACTGTGCACTGGTCTTTTGAGCCAAGCGCTACAACACTGCCAGAGGGTAGGAAAGAGGATGAGCTTCATTTGTCCGTGACACCATCATCAGGTTGTTTGGGGCCTGGTCAGTCCATCTGCTTGGCAATCAGCATTACGCCAGAGGCATTCGGAACAT ACAAAGAGACAAGTATTTCCATTTCTCTTTACTTGGAAAACAAACAAGGGAGCAATATGAGGCAGCCATACAAAAAGCTTCCCATCACTGTTGTCCACCAGCTCCCCAAGATAACTTTCAACCCCCCACAAATGTTCCTGACCCCAGTGCCCTTGGAAAGCAGCATAACCGCCAAACTGACATTGGTTGCCTCAGGATATGCAAG TGGAACCACTTTAACAGCCAAAGCAGATGAGGTGGATCTGGTGGATGGAACCAAGATGCAACCAATCTGTGTCACCTTTCCGGAGGGTAAAGCCATCCCTGCACAAGACCAG ACAACTCGCGTGACCTCCCTGATTTGCCGAGTGTCTTTTTATTCTGTGAGGACTCAGTCCATTTGCACAACCATCACATTCACTGACCATCTAGACAACAG ATTTAAGATCAAGTTGTGCGCCACAAGTGACAACTGTTTGTTGACTGTGTGGCCCCAAATGGCTAGTCAACGCACAATGCAACAGATAGTTCTCAAAAACG GGGCCACTCTTTTTGAAACAATTACATATACACCCAGTCTTGATCCGTCTGATCCAACTTCTTCGTCCTCATTGTTTGAACCCACCAGCGCGACACCCAAGAACTCATCATCGG AGTCCTTTTCACAAAGTGACAGTGGGAGTCAGACCAGCAGCATAAGTTTTCGTAACACAGACACTCCACAGACCGACACCGGCGTGCCACTATTCCCCTCTGCAGCCGCATCGGAGGGACAATATTATCAGGATGTATTAATAGCATTGGAGAGGTGGTTTAGCTTCTTTGGTTGGCTCAATGGGCCAAACCCCACCAAAATACCATATACACTCAGAAG AATTGTGTCCCAAGATATTGTAAATAATCCTAAAGGACAGGCACAGGGGGTAAGCCAAAAGAAAGACCCCAG ATCTGCAGTGGAGATGATTATTCATCTGGCAGGCAAACGGATTCCCAACATTTCTCACTGTCAGACATTTTCTACAGATTTACACAAGCGCACTGTCCAGCTGCTCCAACAATATGAAGCCATATTTGCTTTTCTGAG TGTACAGGGAGCTTGTTTGAGTCACATCAGAGCTGAGTATCTACTGGATAGAGAAGAATTCAACCACTGGTGGTCCCTACAG tCTGATACGGAAGAGCCCGGTGTGGACTTCAACTATGTTGACTATGAGTCTGTGAGCAAACGGTGTTGGACTGATTTTCTCCTACAAATATATAAG GTCTTGGTGTTGTGTCGCGTATCAGAAAGAAGTCCAAACTTGAATAAAGTGAGCTATCAGAAAGGTGAAGATGGAATTCCCAATATTCAGTCACTGCCCAGCAACCTCTACTCTCGTCATGAGCTCATGATTCTCTCTTGGCTGAATTCCCACTATCATTACATGAGGGACACTGTGTGGGGTTCAG GTACTGTCCCACCAGCACGCTGGATTGTCAATTTTGACTTGGACTTGGCTGACGGTCTTGTTCTTGCTACTTTGCTtgctgcctactgcccatacctg GTCTCAAGCCACTTTCAAAGGATGTACCCAACCAGTACCACCCTGGAGCAAATTCTTCACAACAACATTATTATTGTCCAGGCGTTAACTATGCTTTCTCTCAACATGGATCTAAAG CCCACAGACTTGTCAGATCCCAATCCAGTGCAACTGCTGATGTTGTGTGTTCTTCTATATGAGAGGCTTCCCCAATACAAGCCCATAAATACAATCTCGTTCTCTGGAAGCCTAAACAGAACCTTGAGCAAACAG GTGCATCTTAAAAACCCGTCCAGCTGCCTTGTCAAATATCGGGCTTTACTTCTAGGACAGGATGCCAATCTTTTCTCTGTTGCCGATGGCTCTACTGTCACCATTCCTCCAAA TGCAAGCACTGATCTGACTATCCAGTACTGCTCCTCATTCCTGCAGCCTAAGGAAGCTGTTCTATTATTGATATCTACCTCAACTTCTGCCCGACAAGGGGCAACTTTGACTTTCAAAGTGAACACCTGTGTTAGTCAAATCACACCCACC AAAAGTGTCACATGCAAGATTCCTTGCTATGTGCTAAAAGTGGTTCAAGTTCAGATAACAAACTCATTTAATGGGCAAGGTGACTTCAG TGTGTTGACGATAGAGTCAAAAGTCAACCCATTGGAGTCGGAAAAGGAAATCGACAGACTTGTTCAACAGGCGTTACTCAAAGCCAA GAATGAGAAGAAACCATTAGAGAGAAGCTGTCATGAAGAGATGG cagGAGGAGATGGTTGCGAGTTCATCAGCACAGTGATCAGTGTTAATCTGAAGCCTGGCCAGTCAGACACACTTATCCTTCACTTTCTTCCCTTCTCTCCGGGAACCAAGTACTGTGCCGTATTGCTCACATGTCCCCAG CTCGGTGACATGGTCTACATGGTGAAGGCTACTGCAGATTTGCCTCTACCTTCCCCTCTAAGAGTGAggcacagttcaaatatattcGCCATCCCTGGTAACTCTG TTGGCCCTGGCAGTTGCGTATCAGCGCTGCGGCTGCGCTGTACTGTCGGAGAGACATGTGAAGAGCTGATCCGCCTACCCCTGATCAATTCATCCTGGGAAAACTCCCTGGCTCTGTGGGCTCAGCACAGGATGAGTGCCATGGAACTTCAGAGACGGATGATGACTTACACTTTGCATAGCAGTAGTGTGAGGGCGAGCATGGCAGCATGCATGCTTTCAAAAAAGCAG AGCCAGATGAAAGATGTTGACGACAAAAACGGGGTAGTATATAGTGTGGATGTTTCATTACCTCGATACTTTACTGTACCCAGCACTGTGACAATGCCTATAAGAAAAGAGACCAACATATGGAAGAATCCTTCAG ATCTTGATTGTGTGGAAATACCTCTGCGCTTCAAGGCAGACTGTGTGGGCCAGTTCTCATGTCAGATGGTCCTAAAGTCCTGCTTTGATACCAGAGTCTACTTGATGGAAGCGCTCGTTACCTCACCG GGAGAATCACATCACTTGGACTTTAGCTCACCTGCTCAGCATTCAGTCACACAAGATATACCTCTG CATAATGAGACTAGCCATGACTGGACCTTGAAAGCTGAGTTATGTGCTGATGGATTTTATGGTCCTGATGTTCTCATTGTGCCAGCCGGGACAAGAGCTTGTTACCCTCTGACTTTTCATCCAGCTACACAAGGCATTGTCATG GGGAAGCTATCTTTGCATAACAGCTACAACGGGGTGGATCATGTCTTTACCATTCGAGGAGTGGGTGAGCGACCCTTGCCTGTGGAGCACGTAGTGCTACGCTGTCCTGTTGGCAAGACCACTCACAGAGAATTTAGTGTACCCAACTACAGTCAGAAAACACTCTCACTTCAG GTGGTCACAGATTTGCCCTCTGTCAGTGGAATCGCATCGCTAAAGGTTAAACCTGGTCAAAGCTCCCTGTACACCATGGCTGTGTTGCCACGGAGACGAGGAATGCTATCAG GTTGTCTATCATTTATTGAGATCAATCGCACTAATGAGCGGGACAGTGACAGAG GAAATATTGTCGGACTCTATGAGGTCTTCTACACGCTTGAAATACATTGTGAACCAGAAACACCTGTGAAGAATATTAAAGTGCAGTGCACCGTTCAA AGCTCAGTTGCCATAGAGATCCCTGTTAATAACCCAGGAGTAGAACTTCTTATTCTCATTGTGGACCTGGAAGGAGATGACTTATGTGGAGCAGGCTGGATTTTGATCCCCCCGCGTGAAACACTGAACTACAAAGTGACATTTTCCCCTGGAAAAATAGGGAAGCGTAAAGGCGG CGTGGTGTTCCACTCTGCATCAATTGGAGAGTTTTGGTACCAGCTGGATCTTTATGCTATTCCCTCTGCTGTCGTCACACTCCCACAGACTTGCTGTCCATTGGGCAA ATCGACTAGACAGTCAATTACAGTGGTCAACCCCAAAGAAGAAACAGTTGAGGTGATGGTGTCCAACAATAATCCCAGGAACTACACGCTAGAACTCGGTTCAGAAAGCAct CTGACAGTGGAACCCCAATCCGACATCCAATTTGGGGTTCTCTTTATTCCATCTTCTATTGGAGAGTGTAACCAAGGAGGAAAGTTAACTTTTACCTCCACTCAG TTGCCTCAATGGAGCGTGTTGTTATTTGGCCGGGGTCTTGCGCCCGGACGGGAGGACCCGCTGAGCATCTGCACCACAGTTGGTTCCAGCAAGTGCCTAACCATACAGTTCACAAACCCTACTGATTGCCCAGGCACACTGACAATCACACTGACAG ATAAGGACCCAAGTTCTTCCCCTGATTTTGTTCCAGTGGCTCCGGACAAGGATGTGTTTTACCTTTCTCTGGGCCAATCAGAAG GTATTCAGATAAGTGAGGGAGCCAGTTTGGATGTGCCAGTGGTATTCACACCAAAGTCCATGGACCAACAATATGTCTGGCTAAGCATCTCTTTCTCACCCCTCAACACAGTTACATGCGGGAAAAG GGCAAGAAAGAAGCTGTCAACCCTCTGTTGGACTTACCCTATCTTTGGGATTCCCGTGAGAGTGCTTATGGACAACTTACCACTCTGCGTGCTCCAGTGTGAGGCCGGCTGCCAGCAGGAGAAGAAACTTGATGTCCAGCTGAGCGGATATGTCCCAGGAACTCAAAGTGAACATAAAG TTTCCAATTTGACGGTTGAAGACTTCCAATGTGAGGTGCGTTTTGAATGTGAAACTGAGGACAGCCTTTCCGCTTGCGTCCAAGAAGCAAAAAGTGACCCTGAAACTGGCATTGTAACGCTTACCATCAATCTGATCCACAATCCAGTCAAGCAATGCAG cTGCTCAGCAATTCTCGTGGTACAGCATGTGTCCGGACAAATGTGGGAGTTTTCTCTCGATGTCATCGCCACAGAGCCTCAGGTTGATGACTTCATCGACACAGACGTCACCGAGTTTGGCAAAACATCCGCGGTGGGCTTCTACTTGACCAGCACCACTAG GAGGCCAGCGCCGTTTACTGCGACGTTCCAGCCAGGCAGCAGCGATGAGTTTGCGGTAACTCCGAGCTCCGGGATGTTGCCACCATTGGACTCCAACGGTGCCCTCATCAATGTGTTCTTCACTCCCGCCATCAAAAATAAGAGGCACAACGCAAGACTTATCATTCAG GCATCAGGCATGCAGTGGAAGTATGACATCAGAGGTGTAGCCGCTCACCCCTCAGTATCCTGCCCCAAAAACACAGCTCCAGTACCCCAAACCAACTATGTAGCAAGGAATATTCGTGTTCCGGCCCTGGCAAATTCGGCACCGCTGAAATTTCGCAAATAA